Proteins co-encoded in one Candidatus Zixiibacteriota bacterium genomic window:
- the gcvPB gene encoding aminomethyl-transferring glycine dehydrogenase subunit GcvPB — MSSVESKLLIYEKSAPGRRGYSLPETERPAGDIMAAIPEKFRRTADAMLPEASEGEVMRHFVGLSVKNHHIDKGFYPLGSCTMKYNPKANEVAASLPGFRSLHPLAPDDSVQGILQVMYDLKSYLKEVSGFAALSLQPVAGAHGEFAGLLVMQAYHRKNGQMQRTKIIIPDSAHGTNPASVAALGWSTVQIKSNENGVITPEAVAAVMDDTVAGMMTTNPNTLGLFEKYCKEIADVVHAGGGLMYMDGANLNANMGIFRPADVGFDIMHFNLHKTFSTPHGGGGPGAGAVGVTAELDRFLPCPVLQKSEQGEYYFDYDRPDSIGRMHSFYGNVGNMIRAYAYIKSLGGEGLRTASENAVLNANYLKALLKNDFDLPYSAHCMHEFVISGNRQKKLGVKTLDISKRLLDFGVHSPTNYFPLIVPEAMMIEPTETESRETLEQFAAIMKQIAREAETDPDLVKNAPYDTPVRRLDEAGAARTLDIQYTG; from the coding sequence GTGAGTTCTGTGGAATCGAAGCTGTTGATCTACGAGAAGTCGGCCCCGGGCCGTCGCGGTTACTCATTACCCGAAACCGAGCGCCCCGCCGGTGACATCATGGCCGCCATTCCGGAGAAATTCCGCCGCACGGCCGATGCCATGCTTCCGGAGGCGTCCGAGGGTGAGGTGATGAGGCATTTCGTGGGCCTGTCGGTGAAGAACCACCATATCGACAAGGGCTTTTATCCGCTCGGATCGTGCACCATGAAGTACAATCCGAAGGCGAACGAAGTCGCCGCGTCGCTGCCGGGATTTCGCTCCCTGCACCCGCTGGCGCCGGATGATTCCGTCCAGGGAATTCTTCAAGTCATGTACGATCTGAAGTCGTACCTCAAGGAAGTGTCGGGGTTCGCGGCGCTGTCGCTGCAGCCGGTCGCGGGCGCGCACGGCGAGTTCGCCGGCCTTTTGGTTATGCAGGCGTACCACCGCAAGAACGGCCAGATGCAGCGGACGAAGATCATCATCCCGGACTCCGCCCACGGTACGAACCCGGCCTCGGTAGCCGCGCTCGGCTGGAGCACGGTTCAGATCAAGTCGAATGAAAACGGCGTGATCACGCCGGAGGCGGTCGCGGCCGTGATGGATGACACCGTGGCGGGCATGATGACCACCAATCCGAACACGCTGGGGTTGTTCGAAAAGTATTGCAAGGAGATCGCCGACGTTGTGCACGCGGGGGGCGGCCTGATGTATATGGACGGCGCGAACCTCAACGCCAACATGGGGATCTTTCGACCGGCCGATGTCGGGTTCGATATCATGCATTTCAACCTGCACAAGACGTTCTCCACGCCGCACGGCGGCGGCGGCCCGGGCGCCGGCGCGGTCGGGGTGACGGCCGAACTGGACAGGTTCCTGCCGTGTCCGGTGCTGCAGAAAAGCGAACAGGGTGAATACTACTTCGATTACGATCGTCCGGATTCCATCGGACGCATGCATTCGTTTTATGGCAATGTCGGCAACATGATTCGGGCGTACGCCTACATCAAGTCGCTCGGCGGAGAGGGGCTCCGGACAGCATCGGAAAACGCCGTTCTCAACGCCAACTACCTCAAGGCGCTCCTGAAGAATGATTTCGACCTGCCATACTCCGCCCACTGCATGCATGAATTCGTCATTTCCGGCAATCGCCAGAAGAAACTGGGCGTCAAGACCCTGGACATCTCCAAGCGTCTGCTGGATTTCGGCGTCCATTCGCCGACCAACTACTTCCCGCTGATCGTGCCGGAAGCCATGATGATCGAGCCGACTGAAACCGAGTCGCGTGAGACGCTGGAACAGTTTGCCGCCATTATGAAACAAATCGCCCGGGAAGCGGAGACCGATCCCGACCTGGTCAAAAACGCGCCGTACGACACCCCGGTGCGGCGTCTTGACGAAGCTGGCGCCGCCCGCACGCTGGATATCCAGTATACGGGGTAG
- the gcvPA gene encoding aminomethyl-transferring glycine dehydrogenase subunit GcvPA, whose protein sequence is MHYIPNTDDDRRRMLDTIGVGSFDDVISEIPDALRLKRPLDIPRLSEVELLAEIEELSHRDREETLCFAGGGVYDHFIPAAVGTIVSRPEFMTAYTPYQAEVAQGTLQVIYEFQTHVCRLTGMDVANASMYDGATAAAEAMLIASSVTKRAKIVVSETVNPLYRQVIDTYLRARGVEIVTVPRAGGLTDLNKLEDSVDEATACVLVGQPNFFGLLEDIEPIERMIHKVGGKLVMAIDPISQAILKTPGEWGADVVVGEGQPLGVSLSYGGPLLGLFAAKKDLVRSMPGRIVARTTDVDGKPGFVLTLQTREQHIRREKATSNICTNQALCATSAAVYCSLMGREGIKQVALLSAERAQQAARQIAALEGCELQSDAPFVREFPVRTSRPAREIIAAMAERGILPGIDAGRWYAGMDNVLLVALTEKRTPAHMTRLVDGLKEMCSSGVLSHLS, encoded by the coding sequence ATGCATTACATTCCGAATACCGATGACGACCGCCGCCGCATGTTAGACACGATCGGCGTCGGAAGTTTCGACGACGTCATCAGTGAGATTCCCGATGCGCTCAGGCTGAAGCGACCGCTTGACATTCCGCGCCTGTCGGAAGTCGAGCTGCTCGCTGAGATCGAGGAGCTGTCGCACCGGGATCGCGAGGAAACGCTGTGTTTCGCGGGAGGCGGAGTCTACGATCATTTTATCCCGGCGGCGGTCGGCACGATCGTGTCCCGCCCCGAGTTCATGACCGCCTATACCCCGTACCAGGCCGAAGTCGCCCAGGGGACTCTCCAGGTCATTTACGAGTTCCAGACGCACGTATGCCGGTTGACCGGAATGGACGTCGCAAACGCGTCGATGTATGACGGGGCGACGGCGGCCGCCGAGGCCATGCTGATCGCATCGAGCGTCACGAAGCGGGCTAAGATCGTCGTATCCGAGACGGTTAACCCTCTGTACCGGCAGGTCATCGACACCTACCTCCGCGCACGCGGAGTCGAAATCGTGACCGTGCCGCGCGCCGGCGGGCTGACGGATCTGAACAAACTCGAAGATTCGGTCGACGAGGCCACCGCGTGCGTGCTGGTGGGCCAGCCGAACTTTTTCGGCCTGCTCGAAGACATCGAGCCGATTGAACGGATGATCCACAAAGTGGGCGGCAAGCTGGTGATGGCAATCGATCCGATTTCGCAGGCCATCCTCAAGACGCCCGGCGAGTGGGGCGCCGATGTCGTGGTCGGCGAGGGGCAGCCGCTCGGCGTGTCGCTGTCGTACGGTGGGCCGCTTCTGGGGCTGTTCGCGGCAAAGAAGGATCTCGTCCGCAGCATGCCGGGACGAATCGTCGCACGCACGACTGATGTCGACGGCAAACCGGGTTTCGTGCTGACGCTGCAGACCCGCGAACAGCACATCCGGCGCGAAAAGGCTACGTCGAACATCTGCACCAACCAGGCGTTGTGCGCGACATCGGCCGCGGTCTACTGCAGCCTGATGGGGCGCGAGGGAATCAAGCAGGTCGCGCTGTTGTCGGCGGAACGCGCGCAACAGGCCGCCCGGCAGATTGCCGCGCTGGAGGGCTGTGAATTGCAGTCCGACGCCCCCTTCGTCCGCGAATTCCCGGTCCGCACCTCTCGACCCGCGCGCGAGATTATCGCCGCCATGGCCGAACGAGGGATCCTGCCCGGTATCGACGCCGGGCGGTGGTACGCCGGGATGGACAATGTCCTGCTGGTGGCGTTGACCGAGAAGCGCACGCCGGCCCACATGACCCGTCTGGTCGACGGGCTGAAGGAGATGTGTTCGAGTGGAGTTCTGTCGCACCTGTCATAA
- a CDS encoding tetratricopeptide repeat protein, which produces MLDTVVFVDSSVKEYFTNEMVLVKVNAEKDTLLARRFHVSGYPTAVLVTNTGEEVDRIVGYAPPDEYLKTIKDYRNGIGTLDDLLTQAGAGPDRELFYKVADKYKYRGGDSAAIAWYTKVVEAGEPTDSLSGEARMALADMHRRAKEYDKSLATFAAIKNDFGTGRFAEAAGIWTAIVYRAMGDTTAAINAFEAFISSYPESEDVGYAKAQVEKLKNPPPPKTDGSK; this is translated from the coding sequence ATGCTGGACACGGTCGTGTTCGTCGATTCTTCCGTCAAAGAGTATTTCACCAACGAGATGGTACTGGTAAAAGTCAACGCCGAGAAAGACACCCTGCTTGCACGGCGATTCCACGTGTCGGGATATCCGACCGCGGTTCTCGTGACCAACACGGGCGAAGAGGTCGACCGCATTGTCGGATACGCCCCGCCGGACGAGTACCTCAAGACGATCAAGGACTACCGCAACGGTATCGGGACGCTCGATGATCTGCTGACGCAGGCGGGCGCCGGTCCGGATCGCGAGTTGTTCTACAAAGTCGCCGACAAATACAAATACCGGGGCGGTGATTCCGCCGCGATCGCCTGGTATACGAAAGTTGTGGAGGCCGGAGAGCCGACCGACTCTCTTTCGGGCGAAGCCCGCATGGCTCTCGCGGATATGCACCGTCGCGCGAAAGAATATGACAAGTCCCTGGCGACCTTCGCGGCCATCAAGAATGATTTTGGTACCGGTAGGTTCGCGGAAGCCGCGGGTATCTGGACCGCCATCGTCTATCGCGCCATGGGCGATACGACCGCCGCGATAAATGCCTTTGAAGCGTTTATATCGTCGTATCCCGAATCCGAAGATGTCGGCTATGCCAAGGCACAGGTCGAAAAACTGAAGAACCCGCCGCCGCCGAAAACCGACGGCAGCAAATAG
- the gcvH gene encoding glycine cleavage system protein GcvH, which translates to MNVPNDLRYTREHEWVKVDGNVATVGITDWAQGELGDIVFVELPDIGAEVAQMQAFGTIEAVKAVSELFAPLSGKVVEVNSALDDDPMVINRDPYGDGWMIKVELTDAGQLEQLLDAGSYKDIIS; encoded by the coding sequence GTGAACGTACCCAATGATCTGAGATACACCAGGGAACACGAGTGGGTGAAGGTCGACGGCAACGTGGCGACGGTCGGGATCACCGACTGGGCGCAGGGCGAACTGGGCGATATCGTTTTTGTCGAACTTCCCGATATCGGCGCCGAGGTGGCGCAGATGCAGGCATTCGGAACGATCGAGGCCGTCAAGGCGGTCTCCGAACTCTTTGCCCCTCTCAGCGGCAAGGTGGTCGAAGTCAACTCGGCGCTGGACGACGATCCCATGGTGATCAATCGCGATCCGTACGGCGACGGCTGGATGATCAAAGTCGAGTTGACCGACGCCGGACAGCTCGAACAATTGCTCGATGCCGGCAGTTATAAGGACATCATAAGCTAA